The genomic window CTCGTCCTCGTAGTACCACGCGAGTCCCGCAGGACTCGTGAAGAGGGCGAAGTAGATGGGGTTGAGGGATGCGTCGAAGATCGATCGGAGGCCCTCTTCATCCGTGGTGGGCTTGTACCACAGGGAGATGGTGAACACCCCCTCAGAGGGTATCACGAGCCGCTGTGCGCCTCCGGTGCCCTGATAGAGAGGATCCTCGAGCACGATGCGGGAGGAGCCGTCGAACACCACGGCCTTCCCAGCAACCCCTTCGTCGAAGGTGAGGGAGCCATCGGGCACGGCCTTCACACCCGAATCCGAGAGGTTCGTAAGATCACCGTCGAAGTTGAACCAGACCGGCGGTTTCCTCAAGACGAGACCTCCTTTGAGCTCAATCCGGATGGGCTCGAGCCCGCCGATCTTCACCTCGTGCACCCCGCTCTCCTCAAAGGTGTATCTGAAGGTCACCACTTCCGCCTTCCGCGGGGGGAGGGAGATCGTCTTCTTCTCCACCACCTTCCCGTCCACCACGAACTCCACGGTGCGTTCCTCGGGCGTTCGGGTGGTGTTCTGCTCTTCCACCTTGAACTGGTAGAGTCCGCCCATGCGGTTCACGGCGAGGAGCCGCTCTGCGGTCATCGCCATGCGATAGGCGGTGAGCACCTCTTTCATGGCGTAGTAGGCGGGCTTGGGCCGGTACTGCTCGTCGAAGATGAGGGCAGCCCCCTCTCCGGGGAAGTGCGAGGGGATCCAGGAATACTTGTCGGTGAATCCCCAGATCTGGATCGCCTCCACCGCAGGCTGCATGAGGCACTCCCGCACCACATTCCGGTAGATGTCGGCCTGTTTCTCGAGGTGTTCCCTCGTGTACGGCATGGGAAGCCGCACGTCCATCTCGGTGATGTAGAGCTTGAGCCCCAGGTCGGCGAACCGCTGCATGTTGCGCCTGAAGCTGAGGACGTCGAGGCCTCCCACGGTGAGATGCATCTGGAACCCTATCCCGTGGATCGGCACCCCTCGGTCGAGGAAGTCCTTTACCATGGCGTAGACCGCATCGGATTTCTGGTTTATCGTCTCTATGTTGTAGTCGTTGTAGATGAGGATGGCATCCGGATCCGCCTCATGCGCCCACCTGAAGGCCTTCTCGAGGTAGTCGGGCCCGATCACACTGTACCAGATACTCGTCCTCGGCTGACCGTTCTCCTCGAAGGCCTCGTTCACCACGTCCCAGATCTTCACCTCGCCCTTGTAGCGCTTCATCACCGTGTTGATGTGGTCACGGAGGAGCCGCTCGAGCTCTTCCTTGGTCCAGCTCCCGAGCGTGAGCCACTTGGGAAGCTGGCTGTGCCAGACCAGTGTGTGGCCGTGCACCACCATCCCGTGGTCGAGGGCGAACCGGATCGTGGTGTCCGCAGCCTCGAAGTTGTACTCCTCCTTCGAGGGCCTGAGCCAATCCCACTTCATCACATTCCCGGGCGTGAGGATGTTGAACTCCCGGGCGGCCACCGCCATGTACGTCTCTGCATCGGGCAGGTTCCAGAAGCCTTCTCTCACCCCCACACCGATCTTTATCCCCAGGGCATCCGCATCCTCGCGGAGCGGGGGCGGGGTGAGCACCATGGTCATCTGCGAGGGTGCTATCCTGTCGGTCTCCACCCGCTCGGGAGCACCTCCCGCCTCCATGGACGTGCATCCTGCAAGAAGAGCGAACACGATCCCGGCCGTAACCAGGCTCAGCGGTCGAGTCCACATGGCGTACCTCCTCAACTGTGCCATCATCCCAACAAATAAAAACAAAATTTTTTAAAAAGTCCTTTATTATTTTAGGGGCGTTTCTTCCATATGTCAAGGATTTTGTCTCTTGACTTTTTCCATGAATTCGCTATAATTAGAACTATAGTAATTTATCTATATTAGAATAATATCATTTATGGAGGCACCATGAAATACCTCATCGTAGGCGGCGTGGCAGGGGGGGCCACCACGGCAGCGAGACTCCGCAGGCTCGACGAGCAGGCCGAGATCGTCATATTCGAGCGGGGACGGTACATCTCCTATGCGAACTGCGGACTCCCCTACTACGTCGGCGGGGTGATCCCGGAACGGGAGCGGCTCTTCGTCCAGACACCCGAGACATTCAGGGCCATGTTCAACGTGGACGTGAGGGTGCGCAGCGAGGTGATCACGATAGACCGGGCCAGGAAAGAGGTCACGGTCCGCAACCTGGAGACCGGGGAAGAGTACCGCGAGTCCTATGACAAACTGGTCCTCTCGCCGGGCGCAGAACCGATCCGCCCGCCCATTCCCGGTATCGGGGACGAGCGTATCTTCACCCTGCGATCGGTGGACGACACCGACGCCATCGTGCGTTTCATAGAAGAGAAGAAGCCCCGCAGGGTGGTGATCGTGGGGGCCGGGTTCATCGGGCTCGAGATGGCCGAGAACTTCCACTCCCGGGAGCTCAAGGTGACCATCGTGGAGCTCGCCCCCCAGGTGATGAACGTGCTCGACTTCGAGATGGCCGCCGAGGTCCACCAGCACCTCAAGACCAAGAACGTGGCCTTCTTCCTCGGCGATGCGGTGAGCGCCTTCGAACGCACCGGCGACGAGCTCCGCGTACGGCTCAAGAGCGGTCGTACCCTGGTGTGCGACTTCGTCCTCCTCTCCATCGGTGTGCGGCCCGACAGCCGGCTCGCCAAGGAGGCAGGGCTCGAGCTCGGGCCGAGAGGCGGCATCAAGGTGAACGAGTATCTCCAGACCTCCGATCCCGACATCTACGCCGTGGGCGATGCCATCGAGTTCCCCAACCCCATCACCGGCAAGTCGATGCCCACCTACCTGGCCGGTCCCGCCAACAAGCAGGGTCGTATCGTGGCCAACAACATCGTGGAGGGCAACAAGTACACCTACAAGGGGTCCATCGGCACGGCCATCGCAAAGGTCTTCGACCTCACCGTGGCCTCCACGGGCATGCCCGAGAAGGTCCTCAAGGAGGAGGGGATCCCCCACAAGGCGGTGATCGTGCATCCGGGATCCCATGCGGGCTACTATCCCGGCGCCCAGCCCATGACCATCAAGCTCATCTTCTCGCCCGATGACGGACGGGTGCTCGGCGCCCAGATCGTGGGGTACGAGGGCGTGGACAAACGGATCGACCTGCTCGCCTCGGTGATCCAGCGGAAGGGTACCGTGACGGAGCTCACCGAGATAGAGCACGCCTACGCCCCGCCCTACTCCTCGGCAAAGGATCCGGTGAACATCGTGGGGTTCGTGGCCGAGAACGTGCTCCTGGGGAAGAGCAGGCACATACACTGGTACGACATCCTCAATGCACCGCAGGACGAGTACTTCCTGGTGGACGTGCGCACGCCCGAAGAGTACGCCCTGGGCACCATCGAGGGAGCGGTGAACATCCCGGTGCAGCAGCTCCGCGCCCGTATCGCGGAGATCCCCAGGGACCGGAAGGTGGCGGTCTTCTGCGGCGTGGGCTTCCGCGCCTATGTGGCGGAGCGGATCCTCAGGCAGCACGGGTACACCGAGGTCTACAACCTCTCGGGCGGGTACAAGACCTACCAGCACGTCACACAGAAGCAGGGCAACGAGGACATCTTCGAGGGGGACGTGATAGAGAAGGACGACATCCTCTACCAGCGTGGCACGGGCCGGCAGGGTGTGCTCGAGGTGCGCAGACTCGAGGTGGATGCGTGCGGCCTCCAGTGCCCCGGGCCCATCATGCGGCTCAAGCAGGCCATCGACGAGGCCTCCCCGGGCGACCGCATCGTGCTCAAGGCCACCGATCCGGGATTCGCGCGCGACGTGGAGGCCTGGTGCTCCATGACGGGACACACGCTGGTGAGCCTGGAGCAGGAACGGGGGGTCATCACCGCAGTGGTGGAGAAGGCCGGCCCCCACGGTGCGCAGGAACAGCCTGCACCCCAGGGCGAGGGTGCCACCATCATCTGCTTCTCCGACAACCTGGACAGGGCCCTCGCCGCCTTCGTCCTCGCGCAAGGGGCTGCGAGCGCAGGCAAGAAGACCACCATGTTCTTCACCTTCTGGGGACTCAACATCATCAAGAAGCGCAAGAAACCGCGGGTGAGGAAGGACCTCATGGGGAGGCTCTTCTCCTGGATGCTCCCCTCGCACTCAGGCAAGCTCGGGCTCTCCAAGATGAACTTCGGCGGCATAGGGGCCCGGATGATGCGCGGAAGGATGAAGGCCAAGAAGATCGCCTCGCTCGAGGAGATGAGAGAGGCGGCGCTCAAGGCCGGCGTCCGGATCGTGGCGTGTCAGATGTCCATGGACGTGATGGGCGTCACCAAGGAAGAGCTCATCGACGGCATCGAGATAGGAGGGGTCGCCACCTACATGGAGGCGGCATCCAGGAGCACCATCAACCTCTTCATCTAGAGGCCTCCTGCTCCTTATACCGGGCCGGCTTCCCCCGGGAGCCGGCCTTTCTTTGGCTTCGCGGGAAGAAGGGCGATCGAGACACTCACGATCACCACCGCACCTCCCACCCACTTGAGGGGTGAGAGGGCCTCCCCGAGGACCACCATGGCCGTGAGCACGGTGACGAAGGGGATGAGGTTGATGAAGACATTGGCCACCGCCACTCCCAACCGATGGAGGGCCACCTGGTACGTCCAGTAGGCCAGGGCCGAACACCCCACCCCCAGGAAGAGGAGGTGACCGATCACCCCGAGATGCACGGCCTCCAGGTTCTGGGCCTCTCCAGGAAGAAAAGGGAGGAAGGCCGCCGTCCCGGCCACGAAGTGCCAGAAAACCACCACCAGGCGGTCGTTCGCCTCGAGCACGGGGCGGGAGAGAAAGCCGTAGGCCACCCAGCTCGCCGCAGCGCCGGCCATGAGGAGGTAGCCCACAGGCCGGCCGGTGAGCCTGAGGCCCTCGCGTACGATGAGGTACACCCCGGCGAAGGAAAGCAGGGCCCCCACCACCTCCCTCACCCCCATCCCCCGCCGAAAGACCACGGCCTCGACGAGCAGAGAGACGATGGGTATGCTCGCAACGATGAGCGAGGCATCCGAGGCCGGCAGGTGGAGCAGCCCGGTGTTCTCGAAGTAGAAGTAGAGCGTCACCCCTATCACCCCTCCGGCGATCAGCAAGGCACCCTGCCCCCGCCGGACGCTCAGGGACTTCCGCTGGAGGCGGAGGAGGAGCGCGAGCACCACCACACCCACGGCGAACCGTATGAAGGCGAGCATCATGGGGCCGAAGGCGGCAAGGACTATCTTCGTGGAGACGAAGGAGATGCCCCACACCACCACGGAGAAGAGCATGGCCGCCACGCCGACGAGCTTGTCCCTATCCATGGCGTGATACTAGAAAAAAGGCCCTCCAATTGCTAGTATGGAGGCGGCCGTTCCCATCACGTGTCACGGTTGGAAAGACCCATCCCATCCCAATAGCGAGAAGGAGGCAGGCGATGCGTACCTGTACCATCGATAAGAACAAGGCCCGGTGTAACTGCACCTACCCGTGTTCGAGGAAAGGCATCTGCTGCGAGTGCCTCGCCTACCACAGAAGCATGGGCGAGCTTCCTGCCTGCTACTTCCCTCCTGAAGCGGAGAAGACCTACAACCGCTCCATCGAGTACTACCTCAAGGTCACGGGCCGGGCATAAGAAGGCCTAGAACGAGAGGCGGAGCCCCACCTCCCCGGGAACCACACGGCCTTCGAGCCGCCGGGAGAGGGACGAGGCCGCCTCCTCTCCGGTGCAGTGGCACGGGACCACGGTTCGTACGCCCAGCCGTGCGAGGTGCTCGACGGTGTAGGCACGGCGGGCCCGGGATGCGTGCATGAGGTGGAACCCTCCGATCACCGCCCTGAGATCCTGTACCCCTGCTTCCCGAAGCACATACTCGAGCGTCGAGATGAGACCTGCATGGGCGCATCCCGAGATCACCACCACACCTTCCTCTGTCTCCATCCACAGGGCCTGATCGTCGGGCAGAGGATCGGGGAAACGTCCCTCCTCATCGAGAAAGTACGGCCCTCCGGTATCTTCGTGGGAAGTCCGCGGAATCGGCCCCGTGACCCACACGCCCTTCACCACCTGGGTCGGTCTCGTGATCCACACGAGACGCTCGGGAGGAAGGCTGTTCACCCACGCACGCACCTCATCGCGCATCCCAACGGACCTCGCATCCCCACCCCTCACACTGTACCGAGACTGGACCGCATAGGGGGAAAGATGGATCCTGGGAGGACCACCTCCCTCCCACCACGTGAGCCCTCCTGTGTGGTCGTAGTGACCATGAGAGAGGACCACCGCCTGGATCTCTTCCCTCCGCACCCCCAGACGCCGGGCATTATGGGAGAGGGCCCTGCCCGCACCCGTATCGAAGAGCACCGCACCGTTCCCCGTACGCACGAGCGCAGAGAACCCGTGCTCCCCCTGCAGCCCCGAGGGCGCCCGATTGTCCACGAGGATGATGATCTCCATACTCAGTCCGAGTGGTGATGGTGGTGATGATGATCGTGGTGATGACCAACACAGGACTCATCCGTTTCCGGCAGACGTCCCCCCAGATACGCCCTCACCACCGCCCGGGGCTCCTCGGAAGGGGCGCACGTCCTCACTTCCACACCCAGCCTCCGGAGCATCCCGAGGGCCCTCGTGCCGATCCCACCGGTGATCACCACCTCCACGCCCAAGCCTGAAAGCCAACGTGGAAAGGCACCGGGCTCGTGAGGAGGGGGTACGAGTTCCTCGTACGACCTTTCGTTCCCCTCCTCGTCCACCTCGATGATGCAGAACCGTTCGGATCCACCGAAGTGTGACGCAACCTTTCCTCTCTCGAGCGGTATCGCGATACGCATGAACACCTCCTATCCAAGACCTATGTGCGAGAGAACCCTCTCCGCAACATCTCTCACATCGTTCCGATCGGGCGGGGAGAGGGGGTCTCCCCGCCTCCTCAGGCTTCCTCGGATCCCTTGGAGAGCTCGTCCAGCCGCTTCTTCAGGGCCTCCATCTCCCGTTCCAGGGCCGCCGCCCTGCTCTCGAGGATCTTCCGCTCCTCCTCGGGAGAGGGAGGCGTCCACCATCCAGGGGCCACCGGGGCCGTCCAGCCCCTGGCCCAGCCCGGAAGCCCTGTGAGGTGGTACCAGTAGCGGTGGCACCGGCCACGGCCCCATCCGCCTCCACCCCACGGGTTCGCATAGCCGGGCATGCCAAACCCTGCACAGTATCCGGCCGCCCGACCGGTCCTGGGTCCGGCTCCCGCCGGTCCTGTTCGATCCCCGAAAGGCATATCAGCCTCCTCTCTTCTCGAAATATGCGCAGGCCCCTACAGGGCCGCTCAATGCCACATCCGTCTGCGCCGTCTGCACCCTCTCCCCCGCCTGCACCCCGGCATCGTGAACCCCCCTGCCCCCAGCTCGCCACGCTTCCACGCCTCCCACACCTCCTCCACCCCACCCCGCACGAAACTCACCACCCTCACCCCCGAGCCCTCGAGCATGGCCTCGAGGGGCCGCCAGATCGCCCCACAGATGAGCACGTCCACCCCCCATCCCAGAAGGTCGTACACCTTTGCACTTGGGAGGGAACTCGAGAATTCCCTCGCCTCCCCGTCTCCGCTCCCTTCGTCGAAGATCCGCACCCTCTGTGAGGTATCGAACACCGGGGCCACCACTCCGTTCCACTCGGAAATCGCAACGCGCATCGTACGACTCCTCATCTTGGATAGCAAGTTTCGTGCCACGCGAGAGTAAGCGGCTTTTTCCGGTTATAAAATGA from Spirochaeta thermophila DSM 6192 includes these protein-coding regions:
- a CDS encoding DUF5320 domain-containing protein; protein product: MPFGDRTGPAGAGPRTGRAAGYCAGFGMPGYANPWGGGGWGRGRCHRYWYHLTGLPGWARGWTAPVAPGWWTPPSPEEERKILESRAAALEREMEALKKRLDELSKGSEEA
- a CDS encoding NifB/NifX family molybdenum-iron cluster-binding protein; this translates as MRIAIPLERGKVASHFGGSERFCIIEVDEEGNERSYEELVPPPHEPGAFPRWLSGLGVEVVITGGIGTRALGMLRRLGVEVRTCAPSEEPRAVVRAYLGGRLPETDESCVGHHHDHHHHHHHSD
- a CDS encoding DMT family transporter, translated to MDRDKLVGVAAMLFSVVVWGISFVSTKIVLAAFGPMMLAFIRFAVGVVVLALLLRLQRKSLSVRRGQGALLIAGGVIGVTLYFYFENTGLLHLPASDASLIVASIPIVSLLVEAVVFRRGMGVREVVGALLSFAGVYLIVREGLRLTGRPVGYLLMAGAAASWVAYGFLSRPVLEANDRLVVVFWHFVAGTAAFLPFLPGEAQNLEAVHLGVIGHLLFLGVGCSALAYWTYQVALHRLGVAVANVFINLIPFVTVLTAMVVLGEALSPLKWVGGAVVIVSVSIALLPAKPKKGRLPGEAGPV
- a CDS encoding FAD-dependent oxidoreductase translates to MKYLIVGGVAGGATTAARLRRLDEQAEIVIFERGRYISYANCGLPYYVGGVIPERERLFVQTPETFRAMFNVDVRVRSEVITIDRARKEVTVRNLETGEEYRESYDKLVLSPGAEPIRPPIPGIGDERIFTLRSVDDTDAIVRFIEEKKPRRVVIVGAGFIGLEMAENFHSRELKVTIVELAPQVMNVLDFEMAAEVHQHLKTKNVAFFLGDAVSAFERTGDELRVRLKSGRTLVCDFVLLSIGVRPDSRLAKEAGLELGPRGGIKVNEYLQTSDPDIYAVGDAIEFPNPITGKSMPTYLAGPANKQGRIVANNIVEGNKYTYKGSIGTAIAKVFDLTVASTGMPEKVLKEEGIPHKAVIVHPGSHAGYYPGAQPMTIKLIFSPDDGRVLGAQIVGYEGVDKRIDLLASVIQRKGTVTELTEIEHAYAPPYSSAKDPVNIVGFVAENVLLGKSRHIHWYDILNAPQDEYFLVDVRTPEEYALGTIEGAVNIPVQQLRARIAEIPRDRKVAVFCGVGFRAYVAERILRQHGYTEVYNLSGGYKTYQHVTQKQGNEDIFEGDVIEKDDILYQRGTGRQGVLEVRRLEVDACGLQCPGPIMRLKQAIDEASPGDRIVLKATDPGFARDVEAWCSMTGHTLVSLEQERGVITAVVEKAGPHGAQEQPAPQGEGATIICFSDNLDRALAAFVLAQGAASAGKKTTMFFTFWGLNIIKKRKKPRVRKDLMGRLFSWMLPSHSGKLGLSKMNFGGIGARMMRGRMKAKKIASLEEMREAALKAGVRIVACQMSMDVMGVTKEELIDGIEIGGVATYMEAASRSTINLFI
- a CDS encoding DUF6485 family protein — protein: MRTCTIDKNKARCNCTYPCSRKGICCECLAYHRSMGELPACYFPPEAEKTYNRSIEYYLKVTGRA
- a CDS encoding endo-1,4-beta-xylanase, which produces MWTRPLSLVTAGIVFALLAGCTSMEAGGAPERVETDRIAPSQMTMVLTPPPLREDADALGIKIGVGVREGFWNLPDAETYMAVAAREFNILTPGNVMKWDWLRPSKEEYNFEAADTTIRFALDHGMVVHGHTLVWHSQLPKWLTLGSWTKEELERLLRDHINTVMKRYKGEVKIWDVVNEAFEENGQPRTSIWYSVIGPDYLEKAFRWAHEADPDAILIYNDYNIETINQKSDAVYAMVKDFLDRGVPIHGIGFQMHLTVGGLDVLSFRRNMQRFADLGLKLYITEMDVRLPMPYTREHLEKQADIYRNVVRECLMQPAVEAIQIWGFTDKYSWIPSHFPGEGAALIFDEQYRPKPAYYAMKEVLTAYRMAMTAERLLAVNRMGGLYQFKVEEQNTTRTPEERTVEFVVDGKVVEKKTISLPPRKAEVVTFRYTFEESGVHEVKIGGLEPIRIELKGGLVLRKPPVWFNFDGDLTNLSDSGVKAVPDGSLTFDEGVAGKAVVFDGSSRIVLEDPLYQGTGGAQRLVIPSEGVFTISLWYKPTTDEEGLRSIFDASLNPIYFALFTSPAGLAWYYEDETDADFQMDVEYPLEKGKWYHIAVTGGFNAGTIPMKVYINGEDVASKDVTPGKSGTLSQLVLGADADPTYFPDHGPLVGLIDDLRIIPRILSPGEIEELAETHEFKISASGMHTTEWRPLSAAISSLEANARVREGDEVKVKIEVSDDQETIKDTAEITLKDGRHSYPVRLSRGAFVRIVTELSGETPVVNLYRLSLRDGKTLVWSLEPEWKKGSWSSTVGIDALVEQ
- a CDS encoding MBL fold metallo-hydrolase, whose product is MEIIILVDNRAPSGLQGEHGFSALVRTGNGAVLFDTGAGRALSHNARRLGVRREEIQAVVLSHGHYDHTGGLTWWEGGGPPRIHLSPYAVQSRYSVRGGDARSVGMRDEVRAWVNSLPPERLVWITRPTQVVKGVWVTGPIPRTSHEDTGGPYFLDEEGRFPDPLPDDQALWMETEEGVVVISGCAHAGLISTLEYVLREAGVQDLRAVIGGFHLMHASRARRAYTVEHLARLGVRTVVPCHCTGEEAASSLSRRLEGRVVPGEVGLRLSF
- a CDS encoding NifB/NifX family molybdenum-iron cluster-binding protein, which translates into the protein MRVAISEWNGVVAPVFDTSQRVRIFDEGSGDGEAREFSSSLPSAKVYDLLGWGVDVLICGAIWRPLEAMLEGSGVRVVSFVRGGVEEVWEAWKRGELGAGGFTMPGCRRGRGCRRRRRMWH